From Selenomonas sp. AB3002, one genomic window encodes:
- a CDS encoding condensation domain-containing protein: MDFAIRQERQGERLTMFLTGEFNKLAMDVFDKEFLLATEGVKELLLDISGVTYLSSAGLRSLLQAAKVMESQEGSFTVLYPQEAVMEVFEMTNFSRFIHIVREGEEPASATRAYYPLRPIQRWMTDTHFRRAKSTMMNAGALVRLDPAVDLERLAAAVNGLLESYDIFRCRLVFHPDTGELCQRFDGEVAKVYVESLSEEGLEERKQELRQPYDLIDRPLYRVNIIKTPESKYIYMDFYHAIMDGTAIALLFWRELEKRYVHGNEAAAAKRQPASYADYVKAEAELPEEELTKGRAYWQAMLAGFDKERHLPPMDGGNGEAGPDHEMETPLKGIEKEFFKGRDFNENTFFMAAAMLAIARSAGRRDAIISWVHNGRATSSERRLMGLMLDQFPLRWDFDGEMTVGQFLPRLEARIAEAVQYRKGLDKVYEEGMETGCACFILQKGSMGRRGGMKLGDTQAVIEEMPANEISAAENTLDIELNAHDDGTYSLVLDYDPDCYSHKAMENFTSQVEKMTVALQDSERKLAELL, from the coding sequence ATGGATTTTGCAATAAGGCAGGAACGTCAGGGAGAGCGCCTGACTATGTTTTTGACAGGAGAGTTCAACAAGCTGGCCATGGACGTCTTTGATAAGGAATTCTTGCTGGCAACGGAAGGGGTGAAGGAACTCCTGCTGGATATTTCCGGGGTCACCTATCTTTCTTCGGCGGGATTGCGTTCCCTGCTGCAGGCAGCCAAGGTCATGGAAAGCCAGGAAGGCAGCTTCACGGTGCTCTACCCCCAGGAGGCTGTGATGGAGGTCTTTGAGATGACCAACTTCTCCCGCTTCATTCACATCGTTCGGGAGGGGGAGGAGCCGGCTTCTGCCACCAGGGCTTATTATCCCCTGCGTCCCATCCAGCGCTGGATGACGGATACCCATTTCCGTCGGGCCAAGTCTACCATGATGAATGCCGGCGCTTTGGTGCGGCTGGACCCTGCTGTGGATCTGGAACGGTTGGCGGCAGCGGTGAACGGTCTTTTGGAGTCTTATGACATCTTCCGCTGTCGTCTGGTGTTCCATCCTGATACAGGAGAACTTTGCCAGCGCTTTGACGGGGAGGTGGCGAAGGTTTATGTGGAAAGCCTGTCGGAAGAGGGACTGGAGGAGCGCAAGCAGGAGCTCAGACAGCCCTATGACCTCATTGACCGGCCCCTCTACCGGGTCAATATCATAAAGACCCCTGAGTCCAAGTATATCTACATGGACTTTTATCATGCCATCATGGACGGGACGGCTATAGCCCTGCTCTTCTGGCGGGAGCTGGAGAAGCGCTATGTCCACGGCAACGAGGCCGCAGCCGCCAAGCGCCAGCCTGCCAGCTATGCTGACTATGTCAAGGCGGAGGCAGAACTGCCTGAGGAGGAGCTGACGAAGGGGCGGGCTTACTGGCAGGCTATGCTGGCCGGTTTTGATAAGGAAAGGCACTTGCCACCTATGGATGGAGGTAATGGGGAAGCGGGGCCGGACCATGAGATGGAAACGCCCCTCAAGGGGATAGAGAAAGAGTTTTTCAAGGGCCGTGATTTCAATGAGAACACTTTTTTCATGGCGGCCGCAATGCTGGCTATTGCCAGGTCAGCCGGGCGCAGGGATGCTATCATCAGCTGGGTCCACAATGGTCGGGCCACCTCGTCTGAGCGGCGCCTCATGGGCTTGATGCTGGATCAGTTCCCCCTGCGCTGGGATTTTGATGGCGAGATGACCGTGGGCCAGTTCCTGCCCAGGCTTGAGGCTCGTATAGCTGAGGCTGTCCAGTACAGGAAGGGACTGGATAAGGTTTACGAAGAAGGCATGGAAACAGGCTGTGCCTGCTTTATCCTTCAGAAGGGCAGTATGGGACGCCGGGGAGGCATGAAGCTGGGGGACACCCAGGCTGTCATTGAGGAAATGCCGGCCAACGAAATCTCCGCAGCGGAAAATACTCTTGATATTGAGCTGAATGCCCATGATGATGGTACCTATTCTCTGGTGCTGGATTACGATCCTGACTGCTATTCCCACAAGGCCATGGAGAACTTTACCAGCCAGGTGGAAAAAATGACCGTGGCCCTGCAGGATAGTGAACGGAAATTGGCAGAACTGCTGTGA
- a CDS encoding STAS domain-containing protein produces the protein MSDLPISYSSEEINGWLLWHLQGRLDRLTAEETAAKGEDLLAGCRKLALDLSALSYLSSAGIRTILKLASTAGQAGKPFSVVSPGGMVKEILEMARLDMFVNIYSSAEELENA, from the coding sequence ATGTCTGATTTACCTATCAGCTACAGCAGTGAAGAAATAAACGGCTGGCTCCTTTGGCACCTGCAGGGGCGGCTGGACCGCCTCACTGCAGAGGAGACAGCGGCAAAAGGGGAAGATCTCCTGGCTGGCTGCCGGAAGCTGGCCCTTGACCTGTCAGCCCTGTCATATCTTTCCAGTGCCGGCATCAGGACCATCCTGAAGCTGGCCAGCACAGCCGGGCAGGCAGGGAAGCCCTTTTCAGTGGTATCACCTGGGGGCATGGTGAAGGAGATTTTGGAAATGGCCAGGTTGGATATGTTTGTTAATATCTACTCGTCGGCGGAAGAGTTGGAAAACGCTTAA
- a CDS encoding amino acid adenylation domain-containing protein → MNKEVWCDRYLSEESPECLPLPDGREPGGWRRQALNLTAASDAAELSASLLLLLGLYGGLQEGAFLLQQGECLRPVRLSWQGEDSPESLISRVQGWLEEAGNFAWQEEEIAELLGWEPGRGMVLCLEAERGWVPGDRYALGFCAGGGELSICYDEGRYSQALIRELLLAWREILQSLRAAPSLSKVQVSSAETRQRLDAFNDNAREYDRQTTIVELFRQRAAEYPEHTAVIYEERAYTYAQVEDLTDRLAAYLARQGLGRGDRVAVFIPRSEYMVIASLGVLKAGCAYEPLDPNYPDERLSFMARDAEVKLIIVADELKARLENFPEYKGLVLTISEAASLPEAAEEEIKAMEGPKPEDLFILIYTSGTTGVPKGVRLLHSNLMAYAAWYRRYYAPTPETRVSCYNSYGFDGSLADMYPILTVGGAVVIVPEEKKLDLPALAELIRRHNISISDMPSQVGRQFALTMDCPSLRYIVGGGEKLVSFQPVYPYILANEYGPTEATVSVTCYNMTKYEADVPIGTPNDNTDIYIVDGYGRRVPPGALGELWIAGPQVAGGYLNRPEKTREVFVPNPFSTDPDYATAYRTGDIVRYLTDGNIQFVGRRDGLVKIRGFRVELSEVEGVIHDFPQVENAAVAAWDNPAGGKFIAAYVVSREPIDQEALADFIRERKPPYMVPAAIVQLDAIPRNQNGKLNKKALPVPELRGVSEEYVAPKNDTESELCRGFAAALGLERASAEEDFFQAGGDSLSIVRLLSECRELKLNFNLIYEGKTPAGIAALLAERSQQAAGEKKESHFFGPLQELHYDWGNSLEEGYGLHCDAYVTLDAVTDLERLAAAIEKVLLAHPAVDARLTEAEGGTLRWKQGDLQDLRPAVEEVSRAEYEALKPKLRQSRNKPDTRMFVMRLFAIKEEDGSLSKLFYFDFLHPIIDGDSIEIFLQDLDAAYRGEEVQPEEYSIFDYYDEIEAKLGTEAYKKEQQWNHDFVRSFTSRLSEMPGDLDPKGENDTKDIFVPIHVDLAAVDAFTKAQGITDGTLTAAAFGLLQGRNNGEQAGVVLTIYNGRDDIRFERTMGAIYRHYPLCVSWDENMGAGDFVRQTQENVLLCRRHALYEGDPVPLIVAFSYQGEDMDTGFDFCGGRAEYEEIEDFEEENFDFFVHRRSDDFYVNLTYNTLEYSEAFVEKFLRNYARVIEGLAAGRKPADIIRELA, encoded by the coding sequence ATGAATAAAGAAGTGTGGTGTGACAGGTATCTGTCCGAAGAAAGCCCGGAATGCCTGCCCCTGCCTGATGGCAGGGAGCCAGGCGGGTGGAGGCGTCAAGCCCTGAACTTGACTGCGGCAAGTGATGCTGCGGAGTTGTCGGCAAGCCTGCTGCTTTTGTTGGGGCTATACGGAGGGCTGCAGGAGGGCGCGTTTCTCCTGCAGCAGGGAGAGTGCCTTAGGCCGGTGCGTCTCAGCTGGCAGGGGGAGGATTCTCCAGAGAGCCTCATTTCACGGGTGCAAGGCTGGCTGGAGGAAGCAGGGAACTTTGCCTGGCAGGAGGAGGAAATAGCGGAACTTTTGGGTTGGGAGCCGGGCCGGGGGATGGTTCTCTGCCTTGAGGCGGAGCGCGGCTGGGTACCGGGTGACAGATATGCCCTGGGCTTCTGCGCTGGCGGTGGCGAGCTCTCTATCTGCTATGATGAGGGCAGGTACAGCCAGGCCCTCATCCGGGAACTGCTCCTGGCCTGGAGGGAAATCCTCCAGAGCCTGCGGGCGGCTCCGTCCCTGAGCAAGGTTCAGGTGTCTTCGGCAGAAACCAGGCAGAGACTGGATGCCTTCAATGACAATGCTCGGGAATATGACCGTCAGACCACCATAGTGGAGCTTTTCCGTCAGCGGGCGGCAGAGTACCCGGAGCATACGGCGGTCATCTACGAGGAGCGGGCCTATACATATGCCCAGGTGGAGGATTTGACTGACAGGCTGGCAGCATATCTTGCCCGGCAGGGGCTGGGAAGGGGAGACCGGGTGGCGGTCTTCATTCCCCGGTCTGAGTACATGGTCATAGCCTCCCTGGGAGTGCTGAAGGCAGGCTGCGCCTATGAGCCACTGGATCCCAACTATCCCGATGAACGCCTTTCCTTCATGGCCAGGGATGCAGAGGTAAAGCTCATCATAGTGGCTGATGAGCTGAAGGCAAGATTGGAAAATTTCCCGGAATATAAGGGGCTGGTGCTCACTATTTCTGAAGCGGCCAGCCTGCCAGAGGCTGCAGAGGAAGAAATCAAGGCAATGGAGGGCCCCAAGCCGGAAGATCTCTTCATCCTCATCTACACCTCCGGCACCACCGGCGTGCCCAAGGGGGTGCGGCTCCTGCACAGCAACCTCATGGCCTATGCTGCTTGGTACCGCAGGTACTATGCTCCCACCCCGGAGACCCGGGTCAGCTGCTACAACAGCTATGGCTTTGACGGCTCCCTGGCAGATATGTATCCCATCCTGACGGTGGGAGGCGCTGTGGTGATAGTCCCTGAAGAAAAGAAACTGGACCTGCCTGCTCTGGCAGAGCTGATCCGGCGCCACAACATTTCCATTTCTGATATGCCCAGCCAGGTGGGGCGGCAGTTTGCCCTGACCATGGACTGCCCCAGCCTTCGCTATATCGTGGGAGGCGGGGAGAAGCTGGTGTCTTTCCAGCCGGTCTATCCCTATATCCTGGCCAATGAATACGGCCCCACGGAGGCCACCGTATCCGTCACCTGCTACAATATGACCAAATACGAGGCCGATGTGCCCATTGGCACCCCAAATGACAATACCGATATCTACATTGTGGATGGTTATGGCCGCCGGGTGCCCCCGGGGGCTTTGGGAGAGCTTTGGATAGCCGGGCCCCAGGTGGCGGGAGGCTATCTGAACCGCCCGGAAAAGACAAGAGAGGTCTTCGTGCCCAATCCTTTCTCCACTGACCCTGATTATGCCACTGCGTATCGCACCGGGGACATCGTGCGCTATCTGACTGACGGCAATATCCAGTTCGTGGGCCGGCGGGACGGCCTGGTGAAGATCAGGGGCTTCCGGGTGGAGCTTTCCGAGGTGGAGGGAGTCATACACGACTTCCCCCAGGTGGAAAATGCCGCCGTGGCAGCCTGGGACAATCCCGCAGGAGGCAAGTTCATTGCCGCCTATGTGGTGTCCCGGGAGCCCATTGACCAGGAGGCGCTGGCAGATTTCATCCGGGAGCGGAAGCCTCCCTACATGGTACCTGCGGCCATTGTGCAGCTGGATGCCATCCCCCGGAACCAGAATGGCAAGCTGAACAAGAAAGCCCTGCCTGTGCCGGAATTGAGGGGCGTATCTGAGGAGTATGTGGCCCCTAAGAACGACACTGAATCGGAGCTGTGCAGAGGCTTTGCCGCTGCCCTGGGGCTGGAGCGGGCCAGCGCTGAGGAGGATTTCTTCCAGGCAGGGGGCGACAGTCTTAGCATTGTGCGTCTCCTGTCCGAGTGCCGGGAGCTGAAGCTGAATTTCAACCTTATCTATGAGGGCAAGACCCCCGCAGGCATTGCAGCCCTGCTGGCGGAGCGCAGCCAGCAGGCAGCCGGGGAAAAGAAGGAAAGCCACTTCTTCGGCCCCCTGCAAGAACTGCATTACGACTGGGGCAATTCTCTGGAGGAAGGCTACGGCCTTCACTGTGATGCCTATGTGACTCTGGACGCCGTTACTGACCTGGAACGGCTGGCTGCAGCCATTGAAAAGGTGCTGCTGGCCCACCCGGCAGTTGATGCCAGGCTCACAGAGGCGGAAGGGGGAACACTGCGCTGGAAACAGGGTGACCTGCAGGACCTGCGTCCCGCTGTGGAAGAGGTGTCCCGGGCAGAGTATGAGGCCCTGAAGCCCAAACTGCGGCAGAGCAGGAACAAGCCTGACACCCGCATGTTCGTCATGCGCCTCTTTGCTATCAAGGAGGAGGATGGCAGCCTGAGCAAGTTGTTCTACTTTGATTTCCTCCATCCCATCATTGACGGGGACTCCATTGAGATCTTCCTGCAGGACCTGGATGCCGCATACCGTGGCGAAGAAGTTCAGCCGGAGGAGTACAGCATCTTTGACTACTATGACGAGATAGAGGCAAAGCTGGGCACCGAGGCTTATAAAAAGGAACAGCAGTGGAACCATGATTTTGTCCGCTCCTTCACCAGCCGTCTCAGCGAGATGCCAGGAGATCTTGACCCCAAGGGTGAGAATGATACCAAGGATATCTTTGTCCCCATCCATGTGGATCTTGCGGCGGTAGACGCTTTCACCAAGGCCCAGGGCATCACGGACGGCACTTTGACCGCTGCCGCCTTCGGCCTGCTGCAGGGCCGCAACAACGGGGAGCAGGCCGGAGTGGTGCTCACCATTTACAACGGCCGTGACGACATCCGCTTTGAGCGCACCATGGGAGCCATCTACCGTCACTATCCTCTCTGCGTGAGCTGGGATGAAAATATGGGAGCGGGAGATTTTGTCCGGCAGACTCAGGAAAATGTCCTGCTCTGCCGTCGTCACGCCCTCTATGAAGGTGATCCGGTGCCCCTCATCGTGGCTTTCTCCTACCAGGGGGAGGACATGGACACGGGCTTCGACTTCTGCGGGGGACGGGCTGAATATGAGGAAATCGAGGACTTTGAGGAGGAGAATTTCGACTTCTTCGTCCATCGCCGCAGCGATGATTTCTATGTGAACCTGACCTACAATACACTGGAGTACAGCGAGGCTTTTGTAGAGAAGTTCCTGCGGAACTACGCCCGCGTCATAGAGGGCTTGGCGGCAGGCAGGAAGCCTGCGGATATCATAAGGGAGCTGGCCTGA
- a CDS encoding SpoIIE family protein phosphatase, which yields MKGIRTWLRRMADYSRASIRRQLLFLVLACGIGTFVATLMLFGYSMHGLQESLEDEGRDIEEVVAESVGNTAKKRTRAWLKSAVENEAAHIDRELAVNSADAELLADSMTMMMQSRDKYGEGKLVNDREVADIASGTAYLHYSPQLAAEGVGADLAAEISRAANFADMLVPMAKSYMGCRTSLVVASRKGYSICVDVLPGEPGQSIYPSPEARTSFLEQYDARQRPWYQAAQAKGRNVFTDVFMGEEGFLALSFATPYYDEEGFAGVIGINGSIEDLQSQVKQVSIGRTGISFCLNGKGRVVLSSEGEGLLAPNLQGADLRENSEPTLAEAARRMTAGESDVVKVLVDGQEYYLAFAPMHIVGWSFGALIGRDEVLAPAQEVTALVHEEMKDFYDTLNQDFAWMAGKVLLLLGLLALAAFFTSGALADRILRPIRALAEGVQEIAEGNLDKKLEIHTGNEVEELASCFNEMTEELKDNVQRLSQAAAKEERARTELEVAARIQAGLLPAPLKASALRGDFDLSAFMQPAKEVGGDLYDFYFLDEDLLAVTVADVSDKGVPAALFMVMAKTLLKDQVLLRRNEKDLARAVAEANDALAQSNTTFMFVTAFIGILHLPTGRFIYVNAGHNPPLICRAGLAVYLPKAPNPMLGVRGGMSFVAEDLLLQPGDSLFLYTDGVTEAMDAAEDFFGEQRLQEVLSAKSGQGAGEQLEAVREVLASFVGEASQSDDITMLALAYGKRNRK from the coding sequence GTGAAGGGGATAAGAACCTGGCTTCGACGTATGGCAGATTACAGCCGGGCCAGCATCAGGCGGCAGTTGCTGTTTTTGGTGCTGGCTTGCGGCATTGGCACCTTTGTGGCAACTCTCATGCTGTTTGGCTATTCTATGCATGGCTTGCAGGAATCTTTGGAAGATGAAGGCCGGGACATAGAGGAAGTAGTGGCAGAGTCTGTGGGAAACACGGCCAAGAAGCGTACCAGAGCCTGGCTGAAGTCAGCGGTGGAGAATGAGGCAGCCCATATTGACAGGGAATTGGCAGTTAATAGCGCCGATGCGGAGCTCCTGGCTGACAGTATGACCATGATGATGCAGTCCCGGGATAAATATGGGGAAGGGAAGCTGGTCAATGACAGAGAGGTGGCAGATATTGCTTCCGGTACGGCCTATCTCCATTACAGCCCTCAGTTGGCAGCTGAGGGAGTGGGAGCGGATTTGGCGGCAGAGATTAGCCGGGCCGCTAATTTCGCGGATATGCTGGTACCCATGGCCAAGTCATATATGGGGTGCCGCACCTCGCTTGTCGTTGCTTCCCGCAAGGGGTATTCCATCTGCGTGGACGTCCTCCCAGGGGAACCGGGGCAGAGTATCTATCCTTCGCCGGAGGCCAGGACGTCATTCCTGGAGCAATACGATGCCAGGCAGCGTCCCTGGTACCAGGCAGCCCAAGCCAAGGGGAGAAACGTCTTTACGGATGTCTTCATGGGTGAGGAGGGCTTTCTGGCGCTGAGCTTTGCCACTCCTTACTACGATGAGGAAGGGTTTGCTGGTGTGATAGGTATCAACGGCAGCATCGAGGATTTGCAGAGTCAGGTCAAGCAGGTCTCCATTGGCAGGACTGGCATCAGTTTCTGCCTGAATGGCAAGGGACGGGTGGTGCTGTCCTCCGAGGGCGAGGGGCTGCTGGCTCCTAATCTTCAGGGTGCAGACCTGCGGGAGAACTCTGAGCCTACTTTGGCAGAAGCCGCCCGGCGCATGACTGCCGGGGAGAGCGATGTGGTGAAGGTGCTGGTAGATGGGCAGGAATACTATCTGGCTTTTGCTCCCATGCATATTGTAGGCTGGAGCTTTGGGGCTCTCATTGGTCGGGATGAGGTCCTGGCGCCGGCCCAGGAAGTGACGGCCCTGGTTCATGAGGAGATGAAGGATTTCTACGACACGCTCAATCAGGATTTTGCCTGGATGGCGGGAAAAGTCTTGTTGCTGCTTGGCCTGCTGGCATTGGCAGCCTTTTTCACCAGCGGCGCTCTGGCTGACCGTATCCTCCGTCCTATCCGCGCTCTGGCGGAGGGGGTTCAGGAGATAGCGGAGGGCAATCTGGACAAGAAGCTGGAAATCCACACCGGCAACGAGGTGGAGGAGCTGGCCTCCTGCTTCAATGAAATGACGGAAGAATTGAAGGACAATGTCCAAAGGCTTTCCCAGGCTGCGGCCAAGGAGGAGAGAGCCAGGACGGAGCTGGAGGTGGCAGCCAGGATTCAGGCGGGGCTTTTGCCTGCGCCCTTGAAGGCCTCCGCCTTGAGAGGGGATTTCGACCTCAGCGCTTTCATGCAGCCTGCCAAGGAGGTAGGGGGAGATCTCTATGATTTCTACTTCCTGGATGAGGACCTTTTGGCCGTTACTGTGGCTGATGTGTCTGACAAAGGCGTGCCTGCGGCTCTTTTCATGGTCATGGCCAAGACCTTGCTGAAGGACCAGGTGCTGCTGCGGCGGAATGAAAAGGACCTGGCCCGGGCAGTGGCGGAGGCCAATGATGCCCTGGCCCAGAGCAACACCACCTTCATGTTTGTGACGGCCTTCATAGGGATACTGCACTTGCCCACGGGGCGGTTTATCTATGTCAATGCAGGGCACAATCCCCCGCTCATCTGCAGGGCGGGCCTGGCAGTTTATCTGCCCAAGGCCCCAAATCCCATGCTGGGTGTGAGAGGGGGCATGTCCTTTGTGGCCGAGGACCTGCTCCTGCAGCCAGGGGACTCCCTCTTCCTCTACACAGACGGGGTGACGGAGGCCATGGATGCAGCGGAGGACTTCTTCGGTGAGCAGCGCCTGCAGGAGGTGCTTTCAGCAAAGTCCGGCCAGGGAGCCGGGGAGCAGCTGGAGGCGGTTCGGGAGGTCCTGGCCTCCTTTGTGGGGGAGGCCAGCCAGTCGGATGATATCACCATGCTGGCCCTCGCCTATGGTAAAAGGAATAGGAAGTAG
- a CDS encoding MATE family efflux transporter, whose amino-acid sequence MSLKEKVDHAYFTRRMFLGAVLPAPLAGIGLALAEMGHTILVGHAIGTEGLAAVGFASPLFLLAAFFVFGLSMGGAVIYANLMNEGRKEEALSIFRFFLRLAAVIGFGVAAGGLLLEDGVLAALGTSPEDGEVYQLAKSYISYILLGIPFEILMELVTTYLRNDDADTLAITLQTVSGVANLAVSALLLLVFDWGIAGCSFGFFIANAGTFAIAMGYLCLGKGQLRVLGRAASFQEAFKALRLGFATSSEYIFDAIFTLVAIHLMMDLGGTEGVAVFNIIENLSLLFIFIYEFIGKTAQPLFSTFFAECNFTELHRVFRYCLIYSLVLGVLATLGVVVYPQILDLLFGMEDIGEVGKAYYAARVFCIGTIFMGVCLLLQNYLQSEEDEKGAFLVVFMRRLGASLPLLFLLAEGGFYVFWFVYPLGELVTLAVLWLYHRRRGERRSISDERVYSASFLGHAEAVTEQLEAMEDFAARWGADEKKRYLLRLALEEICEEESSRFGGQAVQVQLTLIAREDGIFELHFRDNGEEFDPFQLAREALARKPQGMAEAARDTRGLGLHMVKSHAANLFYRSYHGFNTLTLSI is encoded by the coding sequence TTGAGTTTGAAGGAAAAAGTGGATCATGCTTATTTTACCCGCAGGATGTTTTTGGGGGCGGTGCTGCCTGCACCTTTGGCGGGGATTGGCCTGGCCCTGGCGGAAATGGGGCACACCATTTTGGTGGGCCATGCCATCGGCACGGAGGGGCTGGCTGCCGTAGGCTTCGCCTCGCCGCTCTTCCTGCTGGCTGCTTTCTTTGTCTTTGGTCTGTCCATGGGAGGAGCAGTGATTTATGCCAATCTCATGAACGAGGGGCGAAAGGAGGAGGCCCTCTCCATCTTCCGCTTCTTCCTGCGGCTGGCTGCCGTCATCGGCTTTGGGGTGGCGGCCGGAGGTCTGCTGCTGGAAGATGGGGTGCTGGCGGCACTGGGCACCTCTCCGGAGGACGGCGAAGTCTACCAGCTGGCCAAGAGCTATATCTCTTACATACTGCTGGGGATTCCCTTTGAGATTCTCATGGAGCTGGTGACCACCTACCTGAGGAATGACGATGCCGACACCCTGGCCATCACCCTGCAGACTGTCAGCGGCGTGGCCAATCTGGCCGTCAGCGCCCTGCTCCTGTTGGTCTTTGACTGGGGCATTGCCGGCTGCAGCTTTGGTTTCTTTATTGCCAATGCGGGAACCTTTGCCATTGCCATGGGCTATCTATGCCTGGGCAAAGGGCAGCTGCGGGTGCTGGGCAGGGCTGCCTCCTTCCAAGAGGCCTTCAAGGCCTTGCGGCTGGGCTTTGCCACTTCCTCTGAGTACATCTTCGATGCCATCTTTACGTTAGTGGCCATCCACCTCATGATGGACCTGGGGGGCACCGAAGGGGTGGCGGTGTTCAACATCATCGAAAACCTCTCATTGCTTTTCATCTTCATCTACGAGTTTATCGGCAAGACGGCCCAGCCCCTCTTTTCCACCTTCTTTGCCGAGTGCAATTTCACCGAGCTGCACAGAGTCTTCCGCTACTGCCTGATATATTCACTGGTTTTGGGCGTCCTGGCTACTTTGGGGGTCGTGGTTTATCCCCAGATCCTGGATCTGCTCTTTGGCATGGAGGATATCGGGGAGGTGGGCAAGGCCTACTATGCAGCCAGGGTTTTCTGCATCGGCACCATCTTCATGGGAGTGTGCCTGCTGTTGCAGAATTATCTCCAGTCCGAGGAGGATGAAAAAGGGGCTTTCCTGGTGGTCTTCATGCGGCGTCTGGGGGCCAGCCTGCCCCTGCTGTTCCTGCTGGCGGAGGGGGGCTTCTATGTCTTCTGGTTCGTCTATCCCCTGGGAGAGCTGGTGACGCTGGCGGTGCTCTGGCTTTACCACAGGCGCCGGGGGGAGCGCAGGTCCATCTCTGACGAGCGGGTCTACAGCGCCTCCTTCCTGGGCCATGCGGAGGCTGTGACTGAGCAGCTGGAGGCCATGGAGGATTTCGCCGCCCGCTGGGGGGCTGATGAGAAGAAACGCTACCTCCTGCGTCTGGCCCTGGAGGAAATCTGCGAGGAGGAAAGCAGCCGCTTTGGGGGGCAGGCAGTGCAGGTGCAGCTCACCCTGATTGCCAGGGAAGATGGCATATTCGAGCTCCATTTCCGTGATAATGGGGAGGAGTTCGACCCCTTCCAGCTGGCCCGGGAAGCCCTGGCTCGTAAGCCACAGGGCATGGCAGAGGCCGCCCGTGACACCCGCGGCTTGGGCCTGCACATGGTCAAAAGCCATGCAGCCAATCTTTTCTATCGCAGCTATCACGGCTTCAATACATTGACGCTGTCTATTTGA